From Aspergillus fumigatus Af293 chromosome 3, whole genome shotgun sequence, a single genomic window includes:
- the gtb3 gene encoding glycosyltransferase family 4 protein, with the protein MGFIVATTDDDDDFQRPRPVGWAHMTDSWWQFVLIGLLLGSVVIGCSYLLYAGLSRARKWYQSRAQSAVVPRNVLDRLDRLSRQQLSLPNVQWAKKPSSFGVYLGSFDASPTRDQSRLLSQWDLLIVDPAQSGVVEALSRAERKQFLGRVDVGSGSGSTLAAIDRIESALSRFDGAPFSGMLLANWESSFNPAAIRKLAEALHAFGLPVYLETAPPDFLQDHKTLQTDAIAGLVIRNASIMPDGEKRDYFQMIKMQPTIKAFVSEACMRDFVVMAWETVDDNAHLSNAVIQRSLQWCNFYSAITWIGRQAALHDASLNVKIPEPLSAFSWLKEAEIMKVHDIWRANLNLQEEEVGPRDAWTALLQYFPTLSNVLTSSEREPPSHMDSATIAVRDPPEWVAQVRSQGSPLSISMAGVEYKEFGCFPLGSEATAVAFVEILKSQQRLKSLGLLHPVPSDKIQKLGALLRRFHDKFAVSHWPDLPTLPATIKDLANFASQDSLRINLGLDSGLRKSADVRFWAVYQSDADGFEVFASKSAQGLAGTVLHTFLSARGFPRHVCFEAETALAQWSKDVNEDIGLPRRLIQDVDALSPEERLLLLQHLSLTDAKSELSETICRYIRRQLIDAPSLAQLKELNTVAYLDGSLPPEALIKSRIHWYRDQGCRSPAPAACLALFQETDAVFTRILRERRESDLAQITNALCQLVQKDRIDVYADILTLSLFCAARKGAFDEIYMEVTDRNPLFNDQSDQAAAFAESFALGSRCEAYFDLSPSAFGKLLSGRFRRYYQDRELPDWINGAPQMATSYAGAQIDVNPDDKVKPMRGYQRFTFLSVFAVPALIDILLLTLYGRGLYLSGHMPEEVMHSASIALMISLLLSGAAGTWIACGGSYYLISMAFAATNMFVFIRLIACFAFTIAVGLVGFIVMSAVKGPGPGIVFYLYLIALTLYFSIFASLACFSYPGSKFLSGRKAIFACIPVLFISPIVTNWSHHDVVIYLIVLYIFIGLLLLSLRSVASKWVTWYQNIRRTDDTEIRKWYVSKYGNNDEKCFGGRSDPAVLKLSREALYRDVMAEVSRGFFSKPTTDQLVLELARDWEATNFLLDWYCRYADVPRPIPFSSGWNIQTKVGLDVLRNSQKGQRLHNAFMHWRQSSREIGCGVLYFVLALLDKWADLLTGGRMTGFLQMPNGDTRFAVGFGLAYYLIGAVLIDTKAQELHDLIGGQTNQAVGTSKEIRPSQKRAVRFKRKVYWRTFVKYLMWQVWSLALSTALLWTFRSSVDAMAMFCAYVLSYTGLLWYQYTKIFAGPHALRPLLAGIVVGLPVGIVLKTCVSGNFSNYGPVIGLGTATWTTAILTLLTAKMGMPKKVDSPVDLGKTFHAYTTPWADPEWSQQELQTFFERISLVPSDTRLKLEPGAHPGMEVKSLLLSRREEPRIEEAFPKASELIHRALQAWAQGEISIELVPLGSLGPGIRALSCHAADQLKLVLAVGRGLDQRIDVSGNCQVIAETLLHAVSESMLRMPHEYAVLAESLVTAGVTETMARQLREEPNTPVVVRWAKKELLRELCLGFECDTHWEKLPKTIRKALLDRCVGKPSHFSERDRQWLQEHLCRFDTSDLDVHVARCNLGAATAVSILDYAHYGTGEEALGKDSETPLFIPYVSKKLPAALAFVKDPLHNFWYSVASAIKFIIIALIADPEFQREFDHVMKQRARIIRVPCVFLLNLIWSYSKIVQDVILSFFLFHGRDNVKRLWDETKGMTISIKKSRFMLQSLDGTFTAFKHDDEDGGFKVYYYSGEHKTEPEGTKSLKYVSTYSKDMLLLIRQEFKDGKAINEFHYDYRAPNKKSLRLTRGSDTRIPLGRRCIRGDSHLQSVQYNRKGLIEAGSYMKDGNLIRFKYHYRKNPRFGDELLRAEFVLSHITCTVSWCAPPVRHPEKVERWIPHSKVTEATFVQGADVYEARWLYDHKFHPTIFTTLNGQKIQTPPMIEHDFLGVLAKPKYTSFVHDNPLFYCDSLSSNAITRFLGLSTKRFPVSTSRARSLVWKAWKDRVDFDGIIVRWMDERLLRRDKTLAPYWRSRDRGDLASAKKYLDLRADTVMASADLDDNISSWTPMAIKVSDLLNFGPGGDAVVNTRSKDFGSDTDKSLHVMAADTGTWPNEGGGVSACRRDMINSLRTIKWHMICESANDFGIPKHQTEQNVLSLKMIPLWGLDFLTPTHGLFKNKLDSEVENVTSANDMDIKMNFIPILTALVKGARAIELSKADIHQATRALVNLNTYFQDSRHWTQVWNSDIVKESWRDLWLTQEMPNTIPSAQWFHTELPTLGTLDVALELWYRYLFIFSIPIPEQIPSVFQASHHSVSASYGVVCKIKRNCTLQIWDHAISWRETNLCLSSALCKLSPFVRNALLGLMRITSVITLHHADIISPCADFFNPGWEVEIGTCQGTIEHRNIFRRKVDPVVNGITDMQKFAPVKEIKSQRPTVTMLSHVWYAKDIKTALLAADIIINQWKFDDYHLDIYGAIDKAPTYSTECQEIIASKGLRGRVTLRGSADPMKVLENTWLFLNSSLSEGLPLALGEAALTGAPVVCTDVGASLRVLSDPDDFSRFSAVVAPNDALALARAQITMLALLGEWAQYADDTEPAPVLTSSPTPDDVAKITRRMYEKAEHRRKLGMMTRNIVQKSFSGDRYLREHEQMLWIGKAVKTMAVRAAAGAPGTALGDPIDIADALQVADPIEEEVITIPQSAVHSWRSSAASGMSTVYSTISGYPMLPLTRPASIRSSFSNFSTATDSDSFMGLPSNASLPVFAPRQTLSFDAGGAVTPTGRLSPSGRLSPAFGRHRHSHARSISTLGREQLRGLQREEPHPYRNSDVSLHMREEFLQSSIFKSIDGNAGGKS; encoded by the exons ATGGGTTTTATCGTCGCGACtaccgacgatgatgatgattttcaGAGGCCTCGTCCCGTCGGATGGGCGCATATGACAGATTCCTGGTGGCAATTT GTCCTCATCGGCTTGCTGCTAGGTAGCGTAGTGATTGGATGTTCATACCTCCTCTACGCAGGTCTGTCGAGAGCTCGCAAATGGTACCAG TCGCGGGCCCAATCCGCAGTGGTGCCCAGAAATGTCTTGGATAGGCTGGACCGACTATCAAGGCAGCAGCTGTCCTTGCCCAATGTCCAGTGGGCCAAGAAGCCGTCGTCGTTCGGCGTCTACTTGGGCTCTTTCGACGCATCCCCAACCAGGGATCAGTCGAGACTCCTGAGTCAATGGGATCTGCTGATCGTTGACCCCGCGCAGTCCGGTGTGGTCGAGGCCCTCTCGCGGGCCGAGAGGAAGCAGTTTCTGGGCCGAGTAGACGTCGGTTCGGGCTCAGGGTCGACTCTGGCGGCTATCGACCGAATCGAGAGCGCACTCAGCAGGTTCGATGGCGCGCCGTTCAGCGGCATGCTCCTGGCCAACTGGGAGAGCAGCTTCAACCCGGCCGCCATCAGGAAACTGGCCGAGGCTCTCCATGCCTTTGGCCTGCCCGTGTATCTGGAGACAGCGCCCCCGGACTTCCTCCAGGACCATAAGACTCTGCAGACCGATGCCATCGCCGGTCTCGTCATCCGCAATGCCTCCATCATGCCTGACGGCGAGAAACGCGACTACTTTCAGATGATCAAGATGCAGCCCACCATCAAAGCGTTCGTGTCGGAAGCCTGCATGCGCGACTTCGTGGTCATGGCCTGGGAGACGGTCGACGACAACGCTCACCTGTCCAATGCGGTCATCCAGCGATCTCTGCAGTGGTGCAACTTCTACAGCGCCATCACCTGGATCGGCCGCCAGGCGGCCTTGCACGATGCCTCTCTCAACGTCAAGATTCCCGAGCCCTTGTCGGCCTTTAGTTGGCTGAAGGAAGCCGAGATCATGAAAGTCCACGACATCTGGCGCGCCAATCTGAACctccaggaggaggaggtcggGCCCAGAGACGCATGGACCGCTCTGCTGCAGTACTTTCCCACGCTTTCCAACGTGCTCACCTCGTCCGAAAGAGAGCCCCCCTCGCACATGGACAGCGCGACGATCGCGGTTCGTGATCCGCCGGAATGGGTGGCCCAGGTCAGGTCGCAGGGCAGCCCGCTGTCCATCTCCATGGCCGGCGTGGAATACAAGGAGTTCGGCTGTTTCCCCCTGGGATCCGAAGCCACCGCCGTGGCCTTTgtcgagatcctcaagtcCCAACAGCGGCTGAAGTCTCTGGGACTGCTGCACCCGGTTCCCTCGGACAAAATCCAGAAGCTGGGCGCCCTCCTGCGACGATTCCACGATAAATTCGCCGTGTCGCACTGGCCCGACTTGCCCACGCTGCCGGCGACGATCAAGGACCTCGCCAATTTTGCCTCCCAGGATTCCCTGCGCATCAATCTGGGCCTCGACTCCGGTCTGCGCAAGAGCGCCGACGTCCGCTTCTGGGCCGTCTACCAGTCCGACGCGGACGGATTCGAAGTGTTTGCCTCGAAAAGCGCGCAAGGCCTCGCGGGCACCGTGCTGCACACGTTCCTCTCCGCGCGAGGTTTCCCCCGTCATGTCTGCTTCGAAGCCGAGACGGCTCTGGCGCAATGGTCCAAGGACGTGAACGAAGACATCGGACTGCCCCGCCGGCTCATCCAAGATGTGGACGCCCTGAGTCCCGAGGAGCGATTGCTCCTGCTGCAGCATCTTTCGTTGACGGACGCCAAGAGTGAACTGTCCGAGACGATCTGCCGGTACATCCGCCGGCAGCTCATCGATGCCCCGTCCCTGGCGCAGCTCAAGGAGCTCAACACCGTCGCGTACCTCGACGGATCCCTCCCGCCAGAGGCCCTGATCAAGTCCCGCATCCACTGGTACCGCGATCAGGGGTGCCGTTCTCCTGCCCCTGCCGCGTGCCTGGCCCTGTTCCAGGAAACGGACGCTGTCTTCACGCGCATCCTCCGAGAACGCCGCGAGAGCGATCTGGCTCAGATCACCAACGCCCTGTGCCAGCTGGTCCAGAAAGACCGGATCGACGTCTATGCCGATATCCTCACGCTCTCCCTCTTCTGCGCCGCCCGCAAAGGCGCCTTTGACGAGATCTACATGGAAGTCACGGATCGCAACCCCCTGTTCAACGACCAGTCCGATCAAGCGGCCGCCTTCGCCGAGTCGTTTGCGCTTGGGTCGCGCTGCGAAGCCTACTTCGACCTCTCGCCCAGCGCCTTCGGGAAGTTGCTCTCGGGTCGATTCAGACGATACTACCAGGACCGGGAACTGCCGGACTGGATCAACGGCGCTCCGCAGATGGCGACCTCGTATGCCGGGGCACAGATCGATGTCAACCCGGACGACAAGGTCAAGCCCATGCGGGGGTACCAGCGCTTCACCTTCCTCAGTGTCTTTGCGGTGCCCGCCCTGATCGACATTCTGCTGCTGACGCTGTATGGCCGCGGCTTGTACCTCTCCGGCCACATGCCCGAGGAGGTCATGCACAGTGCGTCCATCGCGCTGATGATCTCTCTGCTCCTGTCGGGTGCGGCGGGCACCTGGATCGCCTGCGGCGGGTCCTACTACCTGATCTCCATGGCGTTTGCCGCCACCAACATGTTTGTCTTTATCCGACTCATCGCCTGTTTCGCCTTCACGATCGCCGTGGGGCTGGTGGGATTCATCGTCATGTCGGCCGTCAAAGGCCCCGGGCCCGGCATCGTCTTCTACCTCTACCTGATTGCCCTGACCCTCTACTTCAGCATCTTCGCCTCGCTCGCCTGTTTCAGCTACCCGGGCTCCAAGTTCCTCTCGGGCCGCAAGGCCATCTTCGCCTGCATCCCCGTCCTGTTCATCTCGCCGATCGTGACCAACTGGAGCCATCACGATGTGGTCATCTACCTCATTGTGCtctacatcttcatcggactgctgctgctcagcctGCGGTCCGTCGCCTCCAAATGGGTTACCTGGTACCAGAACATCCGACGCACCGACGACACCGAGATCCGCAAATGGTATGTGTCCAAGTACGGCAACAACGACGAGAAGTGCTTCGGTGGCCGGAGCGATCCCGCCGTGCTGAAGCTGTCGCGAGAAGCGCTGTATCGGGACGTGATGGCCGAAGTGTCCCgcggcttcttctccaagccGACCACAGACCAGCTGGTCCTGGAACTGGCCCGGGACTGGGAAGCGACCAATTTCCTTCTCGACTGGTACTGCCGGTATGCCGACGTGCCCCGGCCCATCCCCTTCAGCTCGGGCTGGAATATCCAGACCAAGGTCGGGCTTGATGTGCTGCGCAATTCGCAAAAGGGCCAACGCTTGCACAATGCGTTCATGCATTGGCGCCAGTCCAGCCGGGAGATCGGCTGCGGGGTGCTCTACTTTGTCTTGGCTCTGCTCGATAAATGGGCCGACTTGCTGACCGGGGGCCGGATGACTGGGTTTCTACAGATGCCCAATGGCGACACGCGTTTTGCGGTTGGGTTCGGCCTCGCGTATTACCTGATCGGCGCCGTGCTCATCGACACCAAGGCTCAGGAACTCCATGATCTCATCGGGGGCCAGACCAATCAGGCGGTGGGCACGTCCAAGGAGATTCGGCCGTCGCAGAAGCGCGCCGTGAGGTTCAAGAGAAAGGTGTACTGGAGGACGTTCGTCAAGTATCTCATGTGGCAGGTCTGGAGTCTTGCCTTGTCCACGGCCTTGCTCTGGACGTTCCGGTCGTCCGTGGATGCCATGGCCATGTTCTGCGCCTACGTGCTGTCGTACACCGGCCTGCTGTGGTATCAATACACGAAGATCTTCGCTGGTCCGCATGCCCTCCGACCATTGCTGGCCGGGATCGTCGTTGGCCTGCCCGTCGGGATCGTCCTCAAGACCTGTGTGTCGGGCAATTTCAGCAATTACGGCCCGGTGATTGGACTGGGCACCGCCACCTGGACGACCGCGATCCTCACTCTGCTCACGGCGAAAATGGGAATGCCGAAGAAGGTGGACTCGCCCGTCGACCTGGGCAAGACGTTCCACGCGTACACGACCCCGTGGGCGGATCCCGAATGGTCCCAGCAGGAGCTGCAAACCTTCTTCGAGAGAATCTCTCTGGTGCCGTCCGACACGCGACTCAAGCTGGAGCCGGGTGCGCATCCGGGGATGGAAGTCAAGTCGCTGCTGCTCTCGCGCCGCGAAGAACCGCGAATCGAGGAGGCTTTCCCCAAGGCATCCGAGCTGATTCACCGAGCCCTGCAAGCCTGGGCCCAGGGGGAGATTTCGATCGAGCTCGTTCCCTTGGGCTCGCTGGGTCCCGGCATCCGCGCTCTTAGCTGCCATGCCGCGGACCAGCTGAAACTGGTCCTGGCGGTCGGACGCGGACTGGACCAGCGCATCGACGTGAGCGGCAACTGCCAAGTCATCGCCGAGACTCTGCTTCATGCGGTGTCCGAGTCCATGCTGCGGATGCCTCACGAGTACGCCGTGCTCGCGGAATCGCTCGTCACGGCCGGCGTGACCGAGACCATGGCCCGGCAGCTTCGCGAAGAACCCAACACCCCGGTAGTCGTGCGGTGGGCCAAGAAGGAGCTCCTCCGGGAGCTGTGTCTGGGGTTCGAATGTGACACGCATTGGGAGAAGCTGCCCAAGACGATCCGGAAGGCGTTGCTGGACCGTTGTGTCGGCAAGCCGTCGCACTTCTCGGAGCGCGACCGGCAATGGCTTCAGGAGCACCTCTGCCGCTTTGATACCAGTGATCTGGATGTCCATGTTGCCCGATGCAACCTGGGCGCCGCCACCGCAGTCAGCATTCTGGATTACGCCCACTACGGCACCGGCGAAGAGGCCTTGGGCAAGGACTCCGAGACGCCGCTGTTCATTCCCTATGTGTCCAAAAAGCTGCCCGCGGCGCTCGCGTTCGTCAAGGATCCCCTGCACAACTTCTGGTACTCGGTGGCGTCCGCCATcaagttcatcatcatcgccttgATTGCCGATCCGGAATTCCAGCGAGAATTCGACCATGTGATGAAACAGCGCGCCCGCATCATCCGCGTGCCGTGTGTGTTCCTCCTCAACCTGATCTGGTCGTACTCGAAGATCGTGCAGGATGTGATCCTGtcgttcttcctcttccatgGCCGGGACAACGTCAAGCGTCTCTGGGACGAGACCAAGGGCATGACCATCAGCATCAAGAAGAGCCGATTCATGCTGCAGAGCCTCGACGGCACCTTTACGGCGTTCAAGcacgacgacgaggacggcggCTTCAAGGTCTACTACTACAGCGGCGAGCACAAGACCGAGCCCGAGGGCACCAAGTCGCTCAAGTACGTCAGCACGTACTCCAAGGACATGCTGCTGCTCATCCGGCAGGAGTTCAAAGACGGCAAGGCCATCAACGAGTTCCACTATGACTACCGCGCGCCGAACAAGAAGAGCCTCCGGTTGACCCGCGGCTCCGATACCCGCATCCCCCTGGGCCGGCGGTGCATCCGCGGCGACAGCCATCTGCAGAGCGTCCAGTATAACCGCAAGGGTCTCATCGAGGCCGGTTCCTACATGAAAGATGGCAACCTGATCCGGTTCAAGTACCACTACCGGAAGAACCCCCGGTTCGGCGACGAACTGCTTCGCGCCGAGTTTGTGCTCTCGCACATTACCTGCACCGTCTCCTGGTGTGCGCCTCCCGTGCGGCATCCCGAGAAGGTCGAGCGCTGGATCCCGCACTCCAAGGTCACCGAGGCGACCTTCGTGCAAGGCGCCGACGTCTACGAGGCTCGCTGGCTGTACGACCACAAGTTCCACCCGACCATCTTCACCACGCTCAACGggcagaagatccagacGCCGCCCATGATCGAGCATGACTTCCTCGGCGTCCTGGCCAAGCCCAAGTACACCAGCTTTGTGCATGACAATCCGCTCTTCTACTGCGACAGTCTCAGCTCCAACGCCATCACCCGCTTCCTGGGCCTCTCCACCAAGCGGTTTCCCGTCTCGACCTCGCGGGCCCGCTCGCTGGTCTGGAAGGCGTGGAAGGACCGCGTCGACTTTGACGGCATCATCGTCCGCTGGATGGACGAGCGGCTGCTGCGCCGCGACAAGACGCTGGCCCCGTACTGGCGCAGCCGGGACCGGGGCGATCTGGCCTCGGCGAAGAAGTACCTGGACCTGCGCGCGGACACGGTCATGGCGAGTGCCGACCTCGACGACAACATCTCCAGCTGGACGCCCATGGCGATCAAAGTCAGCGATCTGCTGAACTTTGGGCCCGGCGGCGATGCCGTCGTCAACACCCGGTCCAAGGATTTCGGGTCGGACACGGACAAGTCGCTGCACGTCATGGCGGCCGACACGGGCACCTGGCCGAACGAGGGCGGTGGTGTGTCGGCCTGTCGACGCGACATGATCAACTCCCTGCGGACGATCAAGTGGCACATGATCTGCGAGTCGGCCAACGACTTTGGCATTCCCAAGCATCAGACGGAGCAGAACGTGCTCTCGTTGAAGATGATCCCGCTGTGGGGGCTGGACTTTTTGACGCCGACGCATGGGCTCTTCAAGAACAAGCTGGACTCGGAGGTGGAGAACGTCACGTCGGCCAACGACATGGACATCAAGATGAACTTCATCCCGATCCTGACAGCGCTGGTGAAAGGCGCGCGCGCCATCGAGCTGTCCAAGGCCGATATCCACCAGGCCACGCGGGCGCTGGTCAACCTCAACACGTACTTCCAGGACTCGCGGCACTGGACGCAGGTCTGGAATAGCgacatcgtcaaggagagcTGGCGCGACCTCTGGCTCACGCAGGAGATGCCCAACACGATCCCGTCGGCGCAGTGGTTCCACACCGAGCTCCCCACCCTGGGGACGCTCGACGTGGCGCTGGAGCTCTGGTACCGCTACctgttcatcttctcgaTCCCCATCCCCGAGCAGATCCCCAGCGTGTTCCAGGCGTCGCATCACAGCGTCAGCGCCTCGTACGGGGTCGTCTGCAAGATCAAGCGGAACTGCACCCTGCAGATCTGGGACCACGCCATCAGCTGGCGCGAAACCAACCTCTGCCTCTCCTCGGCCCTGTGCAAGCTCTCGCCGTTTGTCCGCAACGCCCTCCTGGGCCTGATGCGCATCACCTCCGTCATCACCCTCCACCATGCCGACATCATCTCGCCGTGTGCCGACTTCTTCAATCCCGGCTGGGAGGTGGAGATCGGCACCTGCCAGGGCACCATCGAGCACCGCAACATCTTCCGCCGCAAGGTCGACCCCGTCGTCAACGGCATCACGGACATGCAAAAGTTCGCCcccgtcaaggagatcaagtCGCAGCGGCCCACCGTCACCATGCTGTCGCACGTCTGGTAcgccaaggacatcaagaccGCCCTGCTGGCCgccgacatcatcatcaaccagtgGAAGTTCGACGACTACCATCTCGACATCTACGGCGCCATCGACAAGGCCCCGACCTACTCCACCGAGTGCCAGGAGATCATCGCCTCCAAGGGCCTCCGCGGCCGCGTCACCCTCCGCGGCAGCGCCGACCCCATGAAGGTCCTCGAAAACACCTGGCTCTTCCTCaactcctccctctccgAAGGGCTCCCGCTCGCCCTCGGCGAAGCCGCCCTCACCGGCGCGCCCGTCGTCTGCACCGACGTCGGTGCCTCCCTGCGCGTCCTCAGCGACCCGGACGacttctcccgcttcagcGCGGTCGTCGCCCCCAACGACGCCCTCGCGCTCGCCCGCGCCCAGATCACCATgctcgccctcctcggcgAATGGGCCCAGTACGCCGACGACACCGAGCCCGCCCCCGTCCTCACCTCCTCGCCCACCCCGGACGACGTCGCCAAGATCACCCGCCGCATGTACGAGAAGGCCGAGCACCGCCGCAAACTCGGCATGATGACCCGCAACATCGTCCAGAAGTCCTTCTCCGGCGACCGCTACCTGCGCGAACACGAGCAGATGCTCTGGATCGGCAAGGCCGTCAAGACCATGGCCGTCcgcgccgccgccggcgCCCCCGGCACCGCCCTCGGGGACCCCATCGACATCGCCGACGCCCTCCAGGTCGCAGACCccatcgaggaagaagtcatcaCCATCCCGCAGTCCGCCGTGCACTCCTGGCGCTCGTCCGCCGCCTCGGGCATGTCCACCGTCTACTCCACCATCTCCGGGTACCCCATGCTCCCGCTGACCCGGCCCGCGTCCATCCGCTCCTCCTTCAGTAACTTCTCCACCGCGACCGACTCGGACTCCTTCATGGGCCTGCCGAGCAACGCATCCCTGCCTGTCTTCGCGCCGCGGCAGACCCTCTCATTCGATGCGGGCGGGGCCGTGACGCCCACGGGTCGGCTGTCCCCGTCAGGCAGGCTGTCGCCGGCGTTTGGGCGGCACCGACACTCGCACGCGCGGTCCATCTCCACGCTGGGCCGCGAGCAGCTGCGTGGTTTGCAGCGTGAGGAGCCTCATCCGTACCGCAACTCGGATGTCAGTCTGCATATGCGCGAGGAGTTCCTGCAGTCGAGTATCTTCAAGTCTATCGACGGTAATGCGGGGGGGAAATCCTGA
- the agd3 gene encoding putative extracellular serine-rich protein: MVFAWVIQAGCFFGFIKWVWTPHPTVVTSVPPSQASVSSSSVTSTVGLTTSSAVLSLTATPVTPTGTTLVSSVSSSSSSSSSSSSSSSSSSSSSSSSSSSSAAAAASSSIGLSSTMSLSLSSSAIPSVTPSATPVSHGSVLSNILVIAKDSSAASSATSGLNAYGIPYTTLLVPQAGVGLPALNSSNVGNYGGIVVAAEVSYDYGGTTGYQSALTTDQWNQLYAYQLEYGVRMVQFDVYPGPKFGASAVNGGCCNTGVEQLLSFTDTSDFPTAGLKTGATVSTEGLWHYPATISNSSNTKEIAQFAPNAVTSTASTAAVINNFDGREQMAFFIGFATDWSATSNYLQHAWITWLTRGLYAGHRRVNLNTQIDDMFLVTDIYYPNGSTFRITVEDMNGISAWVPTINAKMNPGSSYFVEVGHNGNGNIEQSSSTDAGAAACNGGGIEYDSPPDTPLEFKKPLGTGTDLWPSTPTTYDWTVACTQLDDLLRWWTTPANRDAFGHISHTFTHEEQNNATYADVFKEISFNQAWLKQVGLDQAKWFTSNGIIPPAITGLHNGDALQAWWDNGIRNCVGDNTRPVLMNQQNAMWPYFTTVESDGFAGMQVNPRWATRIYYNCDTPACTVQEWIDTSAGAGSFDDLLAVEKADTMRHLLGLRHDGYMFHQANLRNADVTPITVNGVTAKYSIFQAWVETIVQEFVRLVDWPLVTITHQEMSENFLARYQRDQCGYGLSYAVADKKITAVTVTATGNTCSRPIPVTFPVAPTSTQGYATEQLGSDPLTVWVQLSGSPVTFTLSTPIAL, from the exons ATGGTCTTCGCGTGGGTGATTCAGGCCGGTTGCTTCTTTGGCTTTATAAAAT GGGTCTGGACTCCACATCCCACCGTCGTTACATCTGTGCCTCCATCCCAGGCCAGTGTATCGAGCAGTAGTGTAACATCTACTGTTGGGCTGACGACCTCGTCTGCTGTACTCTCGTTAACCGCCACCCCGGTGACTCCCACCGGAACCACTCTCGTTtcgtctgtttcttcttcttcttcttcttcttcttcttcttcttcttcttcttcttcttcttcttcttcttcttcttcttcttcttcttcttctgctgctgctgctgcgtcTTCCTCGATTGGCCTGTCCTCCACCATGTCTCTCAGCCTCAGTTCGAGCGCCATCCCCTCGGTGACCCCCTCGGCGACTCCCGTCAGCCACGGCTCGGTCTTGTCCAACATCCTGGTGATCGCCAAGGACTCGTCGGCGGCCAGTTCGGCGACCTCGGGGCTCAATGCGTACGGCATCCCGTACACCACCTTGCTGGTCCCCCAGGCGGGTGTGGGCCTCCCGGCTCTCAACTCCAGCAATGTCGGCAACTACGGCGGGATTGTCGTGGCGGCCGAGGTCAGCTACGACTACGGGGGCACGACCGGCTACCAGAGCGCCTTGACCACCGACCAGTGGAACCAGCTGTATGCCTACCAGCTCGAGTACGGCGTGCGCATGGTGCAGTTCGACGTCTACCCCGGCCCCAAGTTTGGCGCCAGTGCGGTCAACGGCGGTTGCTGCAACACCGGCGTGGAGCAGCTGCTCTCGTTCACCGACACCAGTGACTTCCCCACGGCCGGCTTGAAGACGGGCGCGACGGTCAGCACCGAGGGCCTCTGGCACTACCCGGCCACGATCAGCAACTCGAGCAACACCAAGGAGATCGCCCAGTTCGCTCCCAACGCGGTCACCTCGACCGCGAGCACTGCGGCGGTCATCAACAACTTTGACGGCCGCGAGCAGATGGCGTTCTTCATTGGCTTTGCCACCGACTGGAGCGCGACCTCCAACTACCTGCAGCACGCCTGGATCACCTGGCTCACCCGCGGGCTGTACGCGGGCCACCGCCGCGTCAACCTGAACACGCAGATCGACGACATGTTCCTCGTCACCGACATCTACTACCCGAACGGATCCACCTTCCGCATCACCGTCGAGGACATGAACGGCATCTCGGCCTGGGTCCCGACCATCAACGCCAAGATGAACCCCGGCAGCTCGTACTTTGTCGAGGTGGGCCACAACGGCAACGGCAACATCGAGCAGTCGTCTTCCACCGACGCGGGGGCGGCCGCCTGCAACGGGGGCGGCATCGAATACGACTCGCCCCCGGACACTCCCCTGGAATTCAAGAAGCCCCTGGGCACGGGGACCGACCTCTGGCCCTCGACGCCGACGACCTACGACTGGACGGTCGCCTGCACCCAGCTCGATGACTTGCTGCGGTGGTGGACCACGCCGGCCAACCGCGACGCGTTCGGCCACATCTCGCACACCTTCACCCACGAGGAGCAGAACAACGCGACCTACGCGGACGTCTTCAAGGAGATTTCCTTCAACCAGGCCTGGTTGAAGCAGGTCGGCTTGGACCAGGCCAAGTGGTTCACCTCCAATGGCATCATCCCCCCGGCCATCACCGGTCTGCACAACGGCGATGCGCTGCAGGCCTGGTGGGACAATGGCATCCGCAACTGCGTGGGCGACAACACCCGCCCGGTGCTGATGAACCAGCAGAACGCCATGTGGCCGTATTTCACCACGGTGGAGTCGGACGGGTTCGCCGGCATGCAGGTCAACCCCCGCTGGGCCACGCGCATCTACTACAACTGCGACACGCCGGCCTGCACCGTGCAGGAGTGGATCGACACctccgccggcgccggcagCTTCGACGACCTGCTGGCCGTGGAGAAGGCCGACACCATGcgccatctcctcggcctGCGGCATGACGGGTACATGTTCCACCAGGCCAACCTGCGCAACGCGGACGTGACCCCGATCACGGTCAACGGCGTGACGGCCAAGTACTCGATTTTCCAGGCGTGGGTTGAGACGATTGTGCAGGAATTCGTCCGCCTGGTCGACTGGCCGTTGGTCACCATCACCCACCAAGAG ATGTCCGAGAACTTCCTTGCGCGGTACCAGCGCGACCAGTGTGGCTACGGCCTGTCGTACGCCGTCGCCGACAAGAAAATCACCGCCGTGACGGTGACGGCCACGGGCAACACCTGCAGCCGTCCGATCCCAGTGACCTTCCCGGTGGCTCCCACCAGCACGCAGGGCTATGCCACCGAGCAGCTGGGAAGTGATCCCTTGACGGTGTGGGTGCAGCTGTCGGGATCGCCTGTGACCTTTACGCTTTCCACTCCTATTGCTTTGTAG